A portion of the Cellulophaga algicola DSM 14237 genome contains these proteins:
- a CDS encoding GntR family transcriptional regulator: protein MQNSFSFIIDHESDVPKYQQIVDIINQSIAKDVLAIGDSLPSVNAFCQEHHLSRDTVFKAYTILKENGVIKSVPNKGYYIASKNRKVLLVLDTFKAYKEVLYHSFINKMEDDIITDVQFHHYNIDNFKTILNNSLGKYYKYVVMGFDHKQVAKTLAKIPNNDLLLIDWNINSTPENNYVFQDFGRSFYKGLESITENFKKYKALHFLYPNYTNHAKETVDYFEKYCQDNNFEYQIKTNPQEYTIEKGVAYLSVSDRVLGIFLEQCRKQNLEPGVDVGFLSYNDTPMKKFIYKGITVVTTDFEQLGISAAKFINSDKPLQVYVPTKIIVRDSL from the coding sequence ATGCAAAATAGTTTTAGTTTTATTATTGATCATGAGAGTGATGTACCAAAATATCAGCAAATTGTTGATATCATTAACCAATCTATCGCAAAGGATGTTTTGGCTATTGGTGATTCATTGCCTTCTGTGAATGCTTTTTGTCAAGAACATCATCTATCAAGGGATACCGTTTTTAAGGCATATACTATTTTGAAAGAGAATGGGGTTATTAAATCTGTTCCCAATAAAGGTTATTATATCGCTAGTAAAAACAGAAAAGTTTTATTGGTTTTAGACACCTTTAAAGCGTATAAAGAAGTGTTGTATCATTCTTTTATCAATAAAATGGAAGATGATATTATTACCGATGTTCAATTTCATCATTACAATATTGACAATTTTAAAACGATACTTAACAATAGTTTAGGGAAATATTACAAGTATGTAGTAATGGGTTTTGATCATAAGCAAGTTGCAAAAACCTTAGCTAAAATCCCGAATAATGACTTGCTATTAATAGACTGGAACATTAATTCTACTCCAGAAAATAATTATGTTTTTCAAGACTTTGGACGCTCTTTTTATAAAGGATTAGAGTCTATTACCGAAAACTTCAAGAAATATAAGGCACTTCATTTTTTATATCCTAACTATACCAATCACGCCAAAGAGACGGTAGATTATTTTGAAAAGTATTGCCAGGATAACAACTTCGAGTATCAGATTAAAACAAATCCACAGGAATATACAATAGAAAAAGGGGTGGCTTACCTTAGTGTGAGTGACCGAGTATTAGGTATTTTTTTAGAACAGTGTCGTAAACAAAATTTGGAACCAGGTGTAGATGTAGGCTTTTTGTCCTATAACGATACACCTATGAAAAAGTTTATTTATAAAGGGATAACGGTAGTGACTACTGATTTTGAGCAGTTGGGCATTAGTGCCGCAAAGTTTATCAATTCAGATAAACCACTTCAAGTGTATGTGCCCACTAAAATTATTGTAAGAGATTCATTATAA
- a CDS encoding xylulokinase, producing the protein MYYIGFDLGSSSIKAALVEIKTGKSLGVVQEPETEMSMLALKNGWAEQNPDEWWKHICKAIERLKRKYAVSKADIKGIGISYQMHGLVIVDKEGKPLRKSIIWCDSRAVEIGNTAFEVLGEDKCAAHLLNSPANFTASKLRWVKENEPDVYAKIHKFMLPGDYIAYKFSNEINTTISGLSEGIFWDFKTDSIAQFLLDYYEIEEALVPTIVDTFGLQAKVDEKGAEESGLAVGTPIFYRAGDQPNNALSLNVFNPGEVAATGGTSGVVYAVTASLSGKESTRVNNFAHVNYKKSDPRIGKLLNINGAGIQYRWLLNNLAVNSYEEMNTLASEIAIGADGVCMLPFGNGAERMLNNKDIGTRLVNVNLNNHHKGHLCRAALEGIAFSFVYGMEILKSDGINVNVIRAGNDNLFRSDIFANTVATLIGYEIEIYNTTGAIGAARAAGLHEGDFDTYGKLIMDNDHVMTFMPFKDKKPYQEAYQNWKKELELVLNNK; encoded by the coding sequence ATGTATTACATAGGATTCGATTTAGGAAGCTCGTCTATAAAAGCGGCTTTAGTAGAGATTAAAACAGGAAAAAGTCTAGGGGTCGTTCAAGAGCCAGAGACCGAAATGAGCATGCTAGCTTTGAAAAATGGTTGGGCAGAGCAAAACCCTGATGAGTGGTGGAAACACATTTGTAAAGCTATTGAACGCTTAAAAAGAAAATATGCTGTTTCTAAAGCAGATATTAAGGGGATAGGTATTTCTTATCAAATGCATGGCCTTGTCATTGTAGATAAAGAAGGCAAACCGTTGAGAAAAAGTATTATTTGGTGCGATAGTAGAGCCGTGGAAATTGGTAATACCGCTTTTGAAGTTTTAGGAGAAGATAAGTGTGCTGCACATTTATTAAACTCGCCCGCTAATTTTACAGCCTCTAAATTAAGATGGGTAAAAGAAAATGAACCAGACGTATATGCTAAAATTCACAAGTTTATGCTACCTGGAGATTATATTGCTTATAAATTCTCTAACGAAATAAATACCACTATCTCTGGTTTATCTGAGGGTATTTTTTGGGATTTTAAAACCGATAGTATTGCTCAATTTCTTTTAGACTATTACGAAATAGAGGAGGCTCTTGTGCCTACTATAGTAGATACTTTTGGTTTGCAAGCTAAGGTAGATGAAAAAGGCGCCGAAGAGAGCGGTTTGGCTGTTGGAACGCCCATTTTTTATAGAGCAGGAGACCAGCCAAATAATGCCTTGTCTTTAAATGTGTTTAATCCAGGAGAAGTAGCTGCTACCGGGGGTACATCTGGTGTAGTTTACGCAGTAACAGCTAGTTTGTCTGGTAAAGAAAGCACACGCGTAAATAATTTTGCACACGTAAATTACAAGAAATCAGACCCGCGTATTGGTAAGTTGCTAAATATTAACGGAGCAGGAATACAATACCGTTGGTTGTTAAATAATTTAGCAGTAAACTCTTATGAAGAGATGAATACACTAGCTTCAGAAATAGCTATAGGCGCTGATGGGGTTTGCATGCTTCCTTTTGGAAATGGCGCTGAGCGTATGCTGAATAATAAAGACATAGGGACAAGGTTGGTTAATGTAAATCTAAACAACCACCATAAAGGTCATTTATGTAGAGCAGCCTTAGAAGGCATAGCTTTTTCTTTTGTATATGGAATGGAAATTTTAAAATCAGACGGTATTAATGTGAATGTAATTCGTGCTGGAAATGACAATTTATTTCGATCAGACATTTTTGCAAATACAGTCGCTACATTAATAGGGTATGAAATAGAGATCTATAATACTACGGGTGCTATTGGGGCAGCCAGAGCTGCAGGTTTACATGAGGGCGATTTTGATACCTACGGTAAATTAATCATGGATAATGATCATGTGATGACTTTTATGCCTTTTAAGGATAAAAAACCGTATCAAGAAGCGTATCAAAATTGGAAAAAAGAATTAGAACTCGTTTTAAATAATAAATAG
- the xylA gene encoding xylose isomerase, giving the protein MANLGDKEYFKGIGEIKFEGKDSDNPLAFKYYNPEQVVAGKTMREHFKFSIAYWHTFCGQGGDPFGPGTQNFEWDKASDPIQAAKDKADAAFEFISKMGFDYFCFHDYDLIQEASTFAESEKRLATITDYIKEKKAASGVKLLWGTANCFSNPRYMNGAATNPDFNVLSRAGGQVKLALDATMALDGENYVFWGGREGYMSLLNTDMGRELDHMGQFLTMARDYARAQGFKGNFFIEPKPMEPMKHQYDFDSATAIGFLKEYGLEKDFKINIEVNHATLAQHTFQHEIATAAKAGMLGSLDANRGDYQNGWDTDQFPNNIQETTEAMLVFLKAGGLQGGGVNFDAKIRRNSTDMEDVFLAHIGGADTFARALLTADKIITSSAYDDLRTKRYSSFDAGKGKDFEAGKLSLEDLYKVAQENGELELKSGKQELFENIINQYI; this is encoded by the coding sequence ATGGCAAACTTAGGAGATAAAGAATATTTTAAAGGTATTGGAGAGATTAAATTTGAAGGCAAGGATTCTGATAATCCATTAGCATTTAAATATTATAATCCAGAGCAAGTAGTTGCAGGAAAAACAATGCGCGAGCATTTTAAATTTTCTATAGCTTATTGGCATACATTCTGCGGTCAAGGAGGAGATCCTTTTGGTCCTGGAACTCAAAATTTTGAATGGGACAAAGCTTCAGATCCTATCCAAGCGGCAAAAGATAAGGCAGATGCTGCATTTGAATTTATTAGTAAAATGGGCTTTGATTATTTCTGTTTTCATGATTATGATTTAATTCAAGAGGCATCAACTTTTGCAGAATCTGAGAAAAGATTGGCAACAATCACCGATTATATCAAAGAAAAGAAAGCAGCTTCAGGTGTAAAATTACTTTGGGGTACTGCTAACTGTTTTTCTAACCCGCGCTATATGAATGGTGCTGCAACAAATCCTGATTTTAATGTGCTTTCTAGAGCTGGTGGTCAAGTGAAGTTGGCTTTAGATGCTACCATGGCATTAGATGGTGAAAACTATGTTTTTTGGGGTGGTAGAGAAGGTTATATGTCTTTATTGAATACAGATATGGGCCGTGAGTTAGACCATATGGGACAGTTTCTAACCATGGCAAGAGATTACGCAAGAGCTCAAGGGTTTAAAGGTAATTTCTTTATTGAGCCAAAACCTATGGAGCCAATGAAGCACCAGTATGATTTTGATTCTGCTACAGCCATAGGATTCTTAAAAGAATATGGTTTAGAGAAAGATTTTAAAATTAATATAGAAGTAAACCACGCAACCTTAGCACAACACACATTTCAGCATGAAATTGCTACAGCTGCAAAAGCAGGTATGTTAGGTAGTTTAGATGCTAACCGTGGAGATTATCAAAATGGATGGGATACAGATCAATTCCCGAATAACATTCAAGAAACTACAGAAGCTATGTTGGTCTTCTTAAAAGCTGGCGGTTTGCAAGGTGGCGGTGTTAATTTTGATGCTAAAATTAGAAGAAACTCTACAGATATGGAAGATGTATTCTTAGCGCACATTGGAGGTGCAGATACATTTGCAAGAGCCTTGTTAACAGCAGATAAGATTATTACTTCTTCAGCTTATGATGATTTGAGAACAAAACGTTACAGTTCATTTGATGCAGGAAAAGGTAAAGATTTCGAAGCAGGTAAGTTAAGCTTGGAAGACTTGTATAAAGTAGCTCAAGAAAATGGCGAACTAGAATTAAAAAGCGGTAAGCAAGAGTTATTTGAAAACATCATCAACCAGTACATATAA
- the xylE gene encoding D-xylose transporter XylE yields the protein MEAPRNSKYLMQLTLVATLGGLLFGYDTAVISGTVSALDSFFVLPFGLDEMSANSRLGFLVSSALIGCIIGGISGGYISKKIGRKKGLLLAAILFLCSALGSAMPELFMKPIGAGDHTFIYLFIVYRIIGGMGVGLASMLSPLYIAEIAPAKIRGKLVSLNQFAIIFGMLIVYFVNYYIAGQGDDTWLNTVGWRWMFASEVIPASLFLIFLLFVPDTPRSLVLKNEPEKALQVLEKVNGKLEAQKILSDIQNTVSHKSGKLFSFGMAVVVIGVLISVFQQFVGINVVLYYAPEIFKNMGSGTDTALLQTIIVGGVNLLFTVLAILTVDKYGRKPLMIIGALGMAVAMFALGATFYTQTVGILALICMLVYVAGFAMSWGPVTWVLLSEMFPNKIRDKALAVAVAAQWISNYVVSWTFPMMDKNSYLLEKFNHGFAYWIYGVMGLIAMFVVWKFVPETKGKTLEEMDDVWEKS from the coding sequence ATGGAAGCTCCTAGAAATTCTAAATACTTAATGCAACTGACGCTGGTTGCTACATTAGGCGGGTTACTTTTTGGATATGATACAGCGGTAATTTCTGGAACGGTAAGTGCATTAGATAGTTTCTTTGTATTGCCTTTTGGTTTAGATGAAATGTCGGCTAATTCACGCTTAGGTTTTTTAGTGTCTAGCGCATTAATCGGTTGTATTATTGGCGGAATTTCTGGAGGATATATTAGTAAAAAAATAGGAAGAAAAAAAGGATTGTTGCTCGCAGCAATCCTTTTTCTTTGTTCTGCATTAGGCTCTGCAATGCCAGAGCTTTTTATGAAACCTATTGGCGCAGGAGACCATACTTTTATTTATCTCTTTATTGTGTATAGAATAATAGGGGGTATGGGTGTAGGGCTAGCGTCTATGTTATCTCCATTATATATCGCAGAAATAGCACCTGCAAAAATCAGAGGTAAATTGGTTTCGCTAAATCAGTTTGCCATCATTTTTGGAATGTTGATTGTTTATTTCGTAAACTATTATATCGCAGGTCAAGGAGATGATACTTGGTTAAATACTGTGGGATGGAGGTGGATGTTTGCTTCAGAAGTGATTCCGGCATCCTTATTTCTAATCTTTTTGCTATTTGTTCCAGATACACCACGCTCCTTAGTGCTTAAAAATGAACCAGAAAAAGCTCTACAAGTTCTTGAAAAAGTAAATGGAAAATTAGAAGCTCAAAAAATATTAAGTGACATTCAAAATACCGTATCACATAAATCTGGCAAGCTATTTTCTTTTGGAATGGCAGTGGTAGTTATTGGGGTTTTGATATCCGTATTTCAGCAATTTGTAGGTATTAATGTGGTATTGTATTACGCTCCAGAAATTTTTAAAAACATGGGATCTGGTACAGATACAGCTTTACTACAGACAATTATTGTAGGAGGTGTAAATTTACTATTTACGGTTCTTGCAATTCTTACCGTAGATAAATATGGTAGAAAGCCTTTAATGATTATTGGAGCCTTGGGGATGGCAGTAGCTATGTTTGCACTAGGAGCAACTTTCTATACGCAAACTGTAGGGATTTTAGCATTAATCTGTATGTTGGTCTATGTTGCAGGTTTTGCCATGAGTTGGGGCCCCGTAACTTGGGTGCTATTGTCTGAAATGTTTCCGAACAAAATAAGAGATAAAGCCTTAGCGGTGGCAGTAGCTGCACAGTGGATTAGTAATTACGTAGTGTCTTGGACTTTTCCAATGATGGATAAAAACAGTTACCTCTTGGAAAAATTTAATCATGGTTTTGCGTATTGGATTTATGGTGTGATGGGATTAATAGCCATGTTTGTGGTGTGGAAGTTTGTACCTGAAACTAAAGGTAAGACACTAGAGGAAATGGATGACGTTTGGGAAAAGAGTTAA
- a CDS encoding Gfo/Idh/MocA family protein: MEDQKLKNKKVLDQNISRRGFITKTALAAGAISILPRHVFGRGFIAPSDKMNLGFIGLGKQSQGLAKNFIGNTTAQVVAASDVWSTKNQWFKGHVEKLYAEKRNVSAYNGISTYLNYKELLERSDIDGVVIATPDHWHAIQAIDAMKSGKDVYCEKPLTHTIEEGIALVKTTKKTGQILQTGSMQRSWDSFRKACELIRNGHLGDIQKVLVNVGDPAVPYNLKAEAMPSEVNWNSWCGPAPMLAYNHRLAPSRNDVDFWPDWRLYEEVGGGILCDWGAHMFDIVQWALDMDSSGPVKYIPPTDRNAVRGLKMYYENGIEMIHEDFGRGWGVRFIGSEGTMDVSRSYLETTPENLLTADLSNAKVKLYNSKGNHLQDWVNATKTRTQPICGVETGHRSATVCNIANIAYNLGRPLEWDPKKEKFMGDSDANKMRGRKERKF, encoded by the coding sequence ATGGAAGACCAAAAATTAAAAAATAAAAAAGTATTAGATCAAAATATATCTCGTAGAGGATTTATTACAAAAACGGCATTAGCAGCAGGGGCAATTAGTATTTTACCTAGGCATGTATTTGGAAGAGGGTTTATAGCCCCTAGTGATAAAATGAATTTAGGATTTATTGGCTTGGGAAAACAAAGTCAAGGTCTTGCTAAAAATTTCATAGGGAATACTACGGCACAAGTCGTGGCCGCTAGTGATGTTTGGAGTACTAAGAACCAATGGTTCAAAGGGCACGTAGAAAAACTATATGCAGAAAAAAGAAATGTGTCTGCTTATAATGGTATCAGCACGTATCTAAATTACAAAGAGCTTTTAGAACGATCTGATATTGACGGTGTAGTTATTGCCACGCCAGATCATTGGCATGCTATTCAGGCTATTGATGCCATGAAATCTGGTAAAGATGTCTATTGTGAGAAGCCTTTAACGCATACTATAGAAGAAGGTATTGCCTTGGTAAAGACGACAAAAAAAACAGGTCAGATTTTACAAACAGGAAGTATGCAACGTTCTTGGGATTCTTTTAGAAAAGCATGTGAATTAATCAGAAATGGACATCTCGGAGACATTCAAAAAGTTTTAGTGAATGTAGGTGACCCTGCAGTTCCTTATAATTTAAAAGCAGAAGCAATGCCTTCTGAGGTTAATTGGAATAGTTGGTGCGGACCAGCGCCAATGCTTGCTTACAATCACCGATTAGCACCGTCTCGTAATGATGTAGATTTCTGGCCAGATTGGAGACTTTATGAAGAAGTGGGTGGTGGTATTCTTTGTGATTGGGGTGCGCATATGTTTGATATTGTACAATGGGCTTTAGATATGGATAGTTCTGGACCCGTTAAATACATACCACCTACAGATAGAAATGCAGTTCGTGGGTTAAAAATGTATTATGAAAATGGCATAGAAATGATCCATGAAGATTTCGGTAGAGGTTGGGGTGTTCGTTTTATTGGTTCTGAAGGTACTATGGACGTTAGCCGTAGTTATTTAGAGACTACTCCAGAAAATTTACTTACTGCAGATTTATCTAATGCAAAGGTAAAGCTATATAACAGCAAAGGAAACCATTTGCAAGATTGGGTAAATGCAACAAAAACAAGAACACAACCTATTTGCGGTGTAGAAACAGGACATCGTTCTGCAACAGTATGCAACATTGCCAATATTGCCTATAATTTAGGTAGACCTTTGGAATGGGATCCTAAGAAAGAGAAATTTATGGGAGACTCAGACGCTAATAAAATGCGTGGTAGAAAAGAGCGTAAGTTTTAA
- a CDS encoding AraC family transcriptional regulator: MIEILQSLRLTLLNIGYAKLDSSWNFDNVISPFTRMYYITKGSAKVYHNNQTFTLKPGFMYIVPSYAYARYSCEEYHEQYYISFLEEVNNGVSIYSLKDFVYEIEATPHMLTYFERLTELNNKREIKNSDPKTYDNKPTLLDFIKQNESLNTKDFLETQGLLTVLFSKFITNYKVQNERKVNNFGMQKTLNYINHNLHLPITVDELATFCNYSPDYFSKQFKQIYNIGPNKFIQEKRIERSQLLLLTTNDSLKEIAEKVGLDNISYFSRLFKKHTGKTPAFFRKEQVHI; encoded by the coding sequence ATGATCGAAATTCTACAATCCCTACGTTTAACCTTATTAAATATTGGCTATGCTAAACTTGATAGCTCCTGGAATTTTGACAATGTCATTAGTCCTTTTACCCGCATGTATTATATCACTAAAGGAAGCGCTAAAGTGTATCACAATAATCAAACTTTTACCTTAAAACCGGGCTTTATGTACATTGTTCCTAGCTATGCTTATGCTAGATATTCTTGCGAAGAGTACCATGAACAATATTATATAAGCTTTCTAGAAGAAGTAAACAATGGCGTATCTATCTATAGTCTAAAAGATTTTGTTTACGAAATAGAAGCAACACCTCATATGCTAACTTACTTTGAACGGCTAACGGAGTTGAATAATAAGCGTGAAATAAAAAATAGTGATCCAAAAACGTATGACAATAAACCCACACTATTAGATTTCATAAAGCAAAATGAAAGTTTAAATACTAAAGATTTTCTAGAAACACAAGGCCTACTTACCGTGCTATTTTCAAAATTTATTACCAATTACAAAGTACAAAATGAACGAAAGGTGAATAATTTTGGAATGCAAAAAACACTAAATTATATCAACCATAATTTGCATTTACCGATTACTGTTGATGAACTTGCCACCTTTTGTAATTATAGCCCCGATTATTTTTCTAAACAGTTTAAGCAGATCTACAACATTGGTCCTAATAAATTTATTCAGGAAAAAAGAATAGAGCGCTCTCAACTATTGTTACTGACCACTAATGACTCTTTAAAAGAGATTGCTGAAAAAGTGGGGCTAGATAACATCTCCTACTTTTCTAGACTATTTAAAAAGCATACAGGGAAAACACCTGCTTTTTTTAGAAAAGAGCAGGTGCATATCTAA
- a CDS encoding DUF1553 domain-containing protein — MMKISNYIFFGILIAFLVSCGGPELPEMVSLEYEKLPEKVDFNQHVKPILSDKCYLCHGPDKGNIKGGLQLHEAEFAYGELSESPGKFAITPGNLKKSEFFHRIMSSDPDLIMPAPSSHLTLTDYEKAVLIKWIEGGAEYKEHWAFLKPEKYEIPKVDHKELVGNEIDNFVLAKLKEVNLVPSKKADKEVLLRRASFDLTGLPPTTEEINNFLNDTSSNAFEKQLDRLLASKHFGEQMTLDWMDVSRYADTHGYSNDKYRDTSPWRDWVINSFNKNMPYDDFMTWQLAGDLFENATRDQKLATTFNRLHPQNLEGGIIDEEFRSEYVADRTATVSQGMLGLSYACAKCHDHKYDPISQKNYYEMYSFFNNIDETGLIPWDLATPVPAMMLPTKEQEGVLAYLDEIVKTSEKKLTKTITTESQKAAQWLANGSYKNIATNVKPDGLVAAFNFDDQRLVNAIGGNGKNKVQMRQEFVENEKAVYKQGISGKGLAMDGDTWLDLDKIGIFKRNQPFSISIQVFIPEKITDGVIFHKMNSSELHSFRGYHLKIKENKIEALLAHVYPDNAIVIESLNDVPKEKWVQLTMTYDGSSKANGIHIYQDGEQLKTKMKFDNLYKDIVFNGLQLYGKESPKLEPGLRVGAIWRDKGIGGAVVDNLLVFDKEISPIEVLQISTSDKLKKLQKKPYSSLSALEKQQLTQYFLNTKSQEYVSVLKDIEHKREALVDSTEGIKQIMVMKESKHNRQSYILDRGNYDSPTDSVFPNVPEDIFAWKKEWPKNRLGLAHWITDKDNPLTARVTVNRYWQNLFGNGLVVSSEDFGNQGNLPTHPKLLDWLAIRFVDSGWDVKALLKTIMMSHTYQQSSVISEEVLAADGDNKWLSRGPSTRLSGEMLRDNALYASGLLNEKIGGESVKPYQPEGLWEVNGDTYVQDGVEGLYRRSMYTIWKRTIPNPTIATFDAPTRDLCSSRRQKTNTPLQALVILNDPTYIEASRVLGKLMAEEKDIDSGIRLAFIKLTGRSATNKELSLLRKLQKSEYEKFTTNLSKTVGWLNSGAFKLTETDNKALIAANAVVASTIMNADATITKR, encoded by the coding sequence ATGATGAAAATTAGCAATTATATATTTTTTGGAATCTTGATAGCTTTCTTGGTATCCTGTGGTGGTCCTGAGCTTCCTGAGATGGTCTCGTTAGAATATGAAAAGCTACCTGAGAAAGTCGATTTTAACCAGCATGTGAAGCCTATATTATCGGATAAGTGCTATTTGTGTCACGGACCAGATAAAGGAAACATAAAAGGAGGCTTGCAGTTGCATGAAGCGGAGTTCGCTTATGGAGAATTAAGTGAAAGCCCCGGTAAATTTGCAATAACACCTGGTAATTTAAAGAAAAGTGAATTTTTTCATCGGATTATGTCTAGTGATCCAGATTTAATTATGCCAGCACCAAGTTCTCATTTAACACTTACAGATTATGAGAAAGCAGTATTGATAAAATGGATAGAGGGCGGAGCTGAATATAAAGAGCATTGGGCTTTCCTAAAGCCAGAGAAATATGAAATTCCTAAAGTTGATCATAAAGAATTAGTAGGTAATGAGATAGATAATTTTGTTTTGGCTAAATTAAAGGAAGTAAACTTGGTGCCTTCCAAAAAAGCAGACAAAGAAGTTTTATTGCGTAGAGCTTCATTTGATTTAACAGGATTACCACCTACTACAGAAGAAATAAATAATTTTTTAAACGATACCTCTTCTAATGCTTTTGAAAAACAATTAGACAGGCTTTTAGCTTCAAAACATTTTGGAGAGCAAATGACCTTAGATTGGATGGATGTATCCAGGTATGCAGACACCCACGGGTATAGTAATGACAAATATAGAGACACGTCTCCTTGGAGAGATTGGGTGATTAATTCTTTTAATAAGAATATGCCTTATGATGATTTTATGACCTGGCAATTGGCTGGAGATTTATTTGAAAATGCGACCCGAGATCAAAAATTAGCGACCACTTTTAATCGGTTACATCCCCAGAATTTAGAAGGAGGTATTATCGATGAGGAGTTTAGATCTGAATATGTGGCCGATAGAACAGCTACGGTGAGTCAAGGTATGCTAGGCTTGTCCTATGCTTGTGCAAAATGTCATGACCATAAGTATGATCCTATATCTCAAAAAAATTATTATGAGATGTACAGTTTCTTTAATAACATAGATGAAACAGGGCTAATACCTTGGGATTTGGCCACTCCGGTGCCAGCTATGATGTTGCCTACTAAGGAGCAAGAAGGCGTCCTTGCGTATTTAGATGAAATTGTAAAAACTAGTGAGAAAAAACTAACAAAAACAATTACAACAGAAAGCCAAAAAGCAGCGCAATGGCTGGCCAATGGTTCTTATAAAAATATTGCCACAAATGTGAAGCCAGATGGTTTAGTAGCGGCATTTAATTTTGACGACCAAAGACTTGTAAATGCTATTGGTGGTAATGGCAAGAACAAGGTTCAAATGCGTCAAGAGTTTGTGGAAAATGAAAAGGCCGTTTACAAGCAAGGTATCTCAGGAAAGGGACTAGCTATGGATGGTGATACTTGGCTGGACTTAGACAAAATTGGAATTTTTAAAAGAAACCAACCTTTTAGTATTTCTATACAAGTTTTTATCCCTGAGAAAATTACGGATGGTGTCATTTTTCATAAGATGAATAGTTCTGAACTGCACAGTTTTAGAGGATATCACTTGAAAATAAAAGAAAATAAGATTGAAGCCTTATTGGCACATGTATATCCAGATAATGCAATTGTTATTGAATCTTTAAATGATGTACCTAAAGAAAAGTGGGTGCAGTTAACCATGACGTATGATGGTTCTAGCAAAGCGAATGGGATACATATTTATCAAGACGGTGAGCAATTGAAAACCAAGATGAAGTTTGATAATCTTTATAAGGATATCGTCTTTAATGGTTTACAACTATATGGAAAAGAAAGTCCAAAATTAGAGCCCGGCTTACGAGTTGGAGCTATTTGGAGGGATAAAGGTATCGGTGGTGCTGTAGTAGATAATTTGTTGGTTTTTGATAAAGAAATTTCTCCAATTGAGGTCTTACAAATTAGCACCTCAGATAAATTAAAAAAACTACAGAAAAAACCATATTCTAGTTTAAGTGCGCTAGAAAAGCAACAATTAACCCAGTATTTTTTAAATACAAAATCTCAGGAATATGTATCAGTCTTAAAAGACATAGAACATAAAAGAGAGGCTTTGGTAGATAGCACAGAAGGGATCAAGCAGATTATGGTCATGAAGGAGAGTAAACATAACAGGCAGTCTTATATTTTAGATCGTGGAAACTATGACTCACCTACAGATTCTGTTTTTCCTAATGTGCCAGAAGATATTTTTGCTTGGAAAAAAGAATGGCCTAAGAATAGGCTAGGCTTGGCTCATTGGATTACCGATAAAGACAATCCGCTAACGGCTAGAGTTACCGTAAATAGGTATTGGCAAAATCTCTTTGGAAATGGTCTTGTGGTTAGTTCAGAAGATTTTGGAAATCAAGGTAATTTGCCTACGCATCCTAAATTGTTAGATTGGTTGGCAATTCGTTTTGTAGACTCTGGTTGGGATGTTAAAGCGTTGCTTAAAACTATAATGATGTCTCATACCTATCAGCAAAGTTCTGTTATTAGTGAAGAAGTTTTAGCTGCCGATGGAGATAATAAATGGCTCTCTCGTGGCCCATCAACAAGACTTTCTGGTGAAATGCTTCGTGATAATGCCCTATATGCTTCTGGATTATTAAATGAAAAAATAGGAGGAGAGAGTGTTAAGCCATACCAGCCAGAAGGTTTATGGGAGGTAAATGGAGATACTTATGTGCAAGATGGTGTAGAAGGCTTGTATAGAAGGAGTATGTATACCATTTGGAAAAGAACAATTCCGAATCCTACTATAGCCACTTTTGATGCTCCAACAAGAGACTTGTGTTCTTCTAGGAGGCAGAAAACGAATACACCGTTACAAGCTTTGGTAATTCTTAATGACCCTACCTATATAGAGGCTTCAAGAGTCCTAGGTAAGCTAATGGCAGAGGAAAAAGATATTGATTCAGGAATTAGATTAGCTTTTATAAAATTAACAGGTAGAAGTGCAACGAATAAGGAATTAAGCTTATTAAGGAAATTACAAAAATCTGAATATGAGAAGTTTACTACTAACTTATCTAAAACGGTAGGATGGTTAAATTCAGGTGCATTTAAATTAACTGAAACCGATAACAAAGCCTTAATAGCAGCAAATGCCGTAGTCGCAAGTACGATAATGAATGCGGATGCTACAATTACAAAAAGATAA